Sequence from the Salvelinus alpinus chromosome 35, SLU_Salpinus.1, whole genome shotgun sequence genome:
GAAAGCCTCTAGAGGAAACTATAATTACAGCCTATAGATGAGTAATGTTGTGTGAGATATGAATAACGAGAGGTATGTCAGTGTCATGACAAAATGTCACTCTTCCTCCAACCTCTCGTACCCAGAGCCAGGCCGAGCAGGCAGAGAAGCAGATTAAGGCAGAGTTTGAGAGGCTCCGTCAGGTGCTGTGTGTAGAGGAGGCTGCCAGGCTGAAGGCCCTggcagacgaggaggaggacaagAGATCCAGAATGGAGGAAAGGATCAGCTCCTTGACCAGTGACATTGCTGCCCTCACTAAGCTGGTCCAAACAGTAAAGCGGGAGATGGGGGCGGAGGATTTAACCTTCTTGCAGGTAAGCAGGAGGGGTCTccctcatgggggggggggggacagtgcATGACAGTGAGACATTTTTGAATGCATGCATTTGTCGATCTTATTCACAATGAACTAATGGATTaaattgtgttgttgtttttcagaACTTCCCAGCCTTAAAGAAAAAGTAAGTACAGTAACATCCTATCAGTTGCCCAACAGTTCGGGTACCCTCCCTCTAATATCATGGTCATCATCTATGATGTCATGTTTTCAGAGCCCAGTGGCCTTGTGAAGACCCCCAGAATCCCTCAGATGCTCTCCTGAACATGGCCAAACACGTGGGCTGTCTGGGCTACAGCATTTGGAAGAGCATGCAGGCTCACGTCACATGCAGTGAGTACATGTACTGAAGGGTTAGTGTTCTAACTTGCTACATAAGTTATGACACACAATAAAATGGGTGTGGATGGCTATATAACGTGTAAGGGGTCAATGTTTTGAATGAAGGAGGAAAAACTTTGAGCAACAGTTACGCTTCAATCATAATGTTTTGTAacacgtctccctctctttctccagtcCCAGTGGTGATGGACCCTAACACGGCCTCTCCCTGGCTTTCCATGTCCCCAGACCTGGCCAGCGTACGGGACAGCCCAGAGCGCCAGTCCCTCCCGGACAACCCTGAGCGCTTCGACCCCTGTGTCTTTGTCCTTGGAGCTGAGGGCTTCCGCTCCGGCAAGCACCGCTGGGAGGTCCATGTGGGAGACAACCCGAAGTGGATCCTGGGAATCTGTAAGGAGTCTGTGGCTCGCAAGAGGAAGTTCACCGTGTCCACAGACAGGGACGTGTGGACCATCGGGCTGAGCAAAGGGGTGTACAACGCCCTGACTGGCAAACGCACAGTGCTGGTCGTGGAGAGTCGGCCAGAGAGGGTCCGGGTCAAGCTAAACATGGATAAGGGGGAGGTGTCATTTTGGGACGCAGGCAACGGTGGGAAGCACCTGTGCACCTTCACACACAAGTTTACAGAGAGAGTGTTCCCAATATTCGGTCCTGGGCTCCACACCACCCCGATGGAGGTTAACCCGGCCAAGGTAACCATTCATACTGTGTGACAGGGCAGTGTGACAATCACTACAGCTTGCTAAGTGTCTGGTTCAATAGCCGATGGGCAGTCGTAGTACTCGCTTGGATAGACGTCACATGTTATGGTCAGAAGGTAGCCTAATATGTGCACTTGAATAGATGGGGCATTCCACTGTTTCAGCTGTCAGGCTGGTGTGGTTGTATTCTAGtggttttactgtggctatacgTTTGCGTTGAGGTTTGCATCAAGGCCTTTTGTATGGTCACAATCATCTTTGAAAATGTGCCATAGCAGTATTCCTATGCTTTCCATAGGATGTACAGTATGCAGGCATTTATTACATGAGGGATTTTTTTGACACTGATTTTCTTTAACTGGTATGTTTAGATTGCTGAGCTATTATACATAGAGATTTTCTAGGACTAGAGGGGTTCCAGTGGTAAGAACGTATTTTCTGTCAAATTTTGCTGCGTTCTGAGATTTATTGATATGTTTGCTGATTTAATTATGTATCGGTATGGAATTATGTGAAAAAACTAAAAATgttatgtcacatgcgccgaatacaactggtgtagactttaccgtgaaatgcttacttaccagccctacccaacaatgcagagttaaaaaataaaaataaaatggtaaaacaaggaataaaatacacaagaatgaagctatatacagagagtaccagatcaatgtgcacgggtacgaggtatttgaggtcgttatgtacatgaaggcaaggTAAAGTGActgggcatcaggatagataataagagtaaaataaagaacagagcagcaacaagtgtgtgtgttgtcggtctgtgtgcgtgcgtgtcaatgtagtgtgtttgtgtgaaaaatatatataaatatacagtgcattcggaaagtattcagaccctttttccacaattagttacgttacagccttattccaaaatgtattgaatcatttccccccccctcaatctacacacaataccccataatgacaaagaaaaacaggtctgtagaaaaatgtattaaaaataaaaaactatcacatttacataagtattcagaccctttagtcagtattgttgaagcacctttggcagtgatttcaGCCTCGAGTCTCCTTtcgtatgacgctataagcttgtgtttggggagttcctcccattcttctccgcagatcctctcaagctctggcaggttggatggggagccgtcgctgcacagctatgttcaggtctctccagagatgttcgatcgggttcaagtccgggctctggctggtccactcaaggacattgagacttgtcccgaagccactcccgcgttgtcttggctgtgtgcttagggtcgttgtcctgttggaaagtgaaccttcaaccccagtctgaggtcctgagcgctctggagcaggttttcatgaaggatcttgctgtactttgctccgttcatctttcccccgTACCTGAGTAGTCGCCCAGTCCcttcctctgaaaaacatccccacagaatgatgctgccaccaccatgcttcaccgtagggatggtgccaggttttctccagatgggatgcttgtcattcaggccaaagagttcaatcttagtttcatcagactagagaatgtCGTTTCTCATGGTTTAAGAGTCCTTTAGGCgccttttggcgaactccaagcaggctgtcatgtgccttttactgaggagtggcttccgtctggccactctaccataaaggcctgattggtggagtgctgagcagatggttgtccttctgtaaggttctcccaactctggagctctgtcagagtgaccattgggttcttggtcaact
This genomic interval carries:
- the LOC139564309 gene encoding zinc-binding protein A33-like isoform X2, with the protein product MAECGWDEEMSEGPSLLQEDLTCPVCKELYRGPVLLSCSHSFCKECLEKCWEGPGQKCPVCRKSCDGEQPISNRALMDATESFQKEKRWRGPNAFSNVPLCNLHRLAFQLYCVKDEEPVCVDCVPLHRAHELLPLNEGTRLCQEELTIKVNILEEKVETFKRMKKKYSNTVDFMKSQAEQAEKQIKAEFERLRQVLCVEEAARLKALADEEEDKRSRMEERISSLTSDIAALTKLVQTVKREMGAEDLTFLQNFPALKKKAQWPCEDPQNPSDALLNMAKHVGCLGYSIWKSMQAHVTCIPVVMDPNTASPWLSMSPDLASVRDSPERQSLPDNPERFDPCVFVLGAEGFRSGKHRWEVHVGDNPKWILGICKESVARKRKFTVSTDRDVWTIGLSKGVYNALTGKRTVLVVESRPERVRVKLNMDKGEVSFWDAGNGGKHLCTFTHKFTERVFPIFGPGLHTTPMEVNPAKV
- the LOC139564309 gene encoding zinc-binding protein A33-like isoform X1; translation: MAECGWDEEMSEGPSLLQEDLTCPVCKELYRGPVLLSCSHSFCKECLEKCWEGPGQKCPVCRKSCDGEQPISNRALMDATESFQKEKRWRGPNAFSNVPLCNLHRLAFQLYCVKDEEPVCVDCVPLHRAHELLPLNEGTRLCQEELTIKVNILEEKVETFKRMKKKYSNTVDFMKSQAEQAEKQIKAEFERLRQVLCVEEAARLKALADEEEDKRSRMEERISSLTSDIAALTKLVQTVKREMGAEDLTFLQNFPALKKKAQWPCEDPQNPSDALLNMAKHVGCLGYSIWKSMQAHVTCIPVVMDPNTASPWLSMSPDLASVRDSPERQSLPDNPERFDPCVFVLGAEGFRSGKHRWEVHVGDNPKWILGICKESVARKRKFTVSTDRDVWTIGLSKGVYNALTGKRTVLVVESRPERVRVKLNMDKGEVSFWDAGNGGKHLCTFTHKFTERVFPIFGPGLHTTPMEVNPAKVTIHTV